A stretch of the Ischnura elegans chromosome 13 unlocalized genomic scaffold, ioIscEleg1.1 SUPER_13_unloc_3, whole genome shotgun sequence genome encodes the following:
- the LOC124172893 gene encoding uncharacterized protein LOC124172893 isoform X1, with amino-acid sequence MEFKHYLPNLRYVDLSHNKIKRLWHGDLLFTRARDNMDLALFRTNYKKKYSQPRFLDDLFRNRFPGSKNLTIDLRHNSISSLQLPDDKIGVVIPGCDIDSEFSRVKLLLGHNPFVCDCEVFKLQRYASKEMRPTSALERYNGHRLVVPAVIDIQDLHCSEPDSMKGKAIADVESWAYHWLPMIGMCLNHLGVQSELGKTSSNTTEIEAMDEPPT; translated from the exons ATGGAGTTTAAGCACTATCTTCCAAACCTGCGTTACGTCGACCTGAGCCACAACAAAATCAAACGACTCTGGCACGGAGATCTTCTTTTCACCAGAGCCCGGGACAACATGGACCTCGCATTGTTTCGGACgaattataaaaagaaatattcgCAGCCTCGGTTCCTGGATGACCTATTCAGAAATCGATTTCCAGGATCGAAAAATCTGACGATCGACCTCAGGCACAATTCCATCTCTTCTCTGCAACTACCAGACGATAAG ATTGGAGTAGTGATCCCCGGCTGCGACATTGACAGCGAGTTTTCCCGCGTCAAATTACTTCTGGGACACAACCCTTTCGTTTGCGACTGCGAGGTCTTCAAGCTCCAGCGGTACGCCTCCAAGGAAATGAGACCAACGTCTGCTCTGGAGAGATACAATGGACACAGGCTTGTAGTGCCAGCGGTCATCGATATTCAGGACCTCCACTGCTC GGAGCCAGACTCAATGAAAGGGAAAGCGATCGCAGATGTGGAATCATGGGCTTATCATTGGCTGCCCATGATAGGAATGTGTTTGAATCACCTTGGAGTTCAGTCAGAGTTGGGGAAGACATCATCCAACACCACCGAAATAGAAGCAATGGATGAACCACCGACATAG